Within Cellulophaga sp. L1A9, the genomic segment AATTATAGACATGGAGTCTGGCAAAGTATGGTCAGAAAAAACAATAGTTGTTTCCGGAGCTAAAATAAAGGAGATAAAAAAGGGATTTGTCTCAGGGGATGGTGCAGATGTGGTGATCGATTTAAGAACAAGTACTGTGATGCCGGGTTTTATAGATTTGCATGTTCATATTGAAAATGAGTCTAATCCTAAGACCTATGTAGAACGCTTTACAGATAATGAAGCAGATATCGCTTTTAAATCTACTGTTTTTGCTAGGAAAACATTAATGGCTGGTTTTACTACAGTCCGGGATCTAGGGGGTTCTGGAGTAAATATAGCAATTAGGAATGCAATAAATAAAGGTGTTGTAGATGGTCCAAGAGTATTTACGGCTGGTAAATCTATTGCAACTACGGGAGGGCATGCAGATCCTACAAATGGAAGAAGTCATGAATTTACAGGAGATCCAGGTCCAAAAGAAGGGGTGGTAAATTCTCCTGATGAAGGTAGAAAAGCGGTTAGACAACGCTATAAAGATGGGGCTGATGTTATTAAAATTACAGCAACAGGTGGTGTTTTAAGCGTGGCTAAAAATGGTAAAAATCCACAATTTACAATTGATGAAATAAAAGCAATTACGGAAACTGCCGATGATTACGGAATGCTAACTGCGGCACATGCACATGGTGATGAAGGTATGCAAAGAGCGATAAAAGGCGGCATTAAGACGATAGAGCATGGCAGTTATATGAGTGATGCAACAATGGAATTAATGAAGCAATATGATGCGTATTTGGTGCCTACAATTACGGCAGGGAAACAAGTGGCAGAGAAAGCTGAGATAGAAGGCTATTTCCCAGAAGTAGTCGCGGTAAAAGCAAGAGAAATTGGACCGTTAATACAAGGGACTTTTGCGAAAGCGTATAAAAAAGGTGTTAAAATTGCTTTCGGAACAGATGCAGGTGTTTTTCCTCACGGTTTAAATGCTAAAGAGTTTGGGTACATGGTTGAGGCAGGGATGCCGGCCATTGAAGCAATGCAATCTGCAACGGTTACGAATGCAAAGTTATTAGGGGTAGAAGATGAGGTAGGATTGATTAAAGCGGGTTATTTTGCAGATATTGTTGCGGTTTTAGGTGATCCACTTCAGGATGTATCACAATTAGAAAAAATGACCTTTGTTATGAAAGATGGTCAAGTTTATAAAAATGAGTTAAAACCCTAGTCTGCTAGAACCAAAAACCACTTCTGTTTCGTAGATAAGGTATGATGCTTAATTTTACAGATAGCAACGCGCTTTTAACTGAATCAGTCGATAGTGGTCTTTATCAAAATCTTGTTGCCCAATTGGGTAAAGATTTTGGTTTGGCAAATATTGATATTGACTTGCCTTTTAATGTGAATCCTAAGAATTTAAAAACCATTTTACATCAAAAAATCTATAGATTAATGATGGAACGCTTTGCAGAATATCTTAATTTATTATACATTATAGACGTTCCGGAGAAGAAAGTAAAAAGTATTCAGGAAACAGATGTGGTAGACATATCAAACCAAGTTGCTTTTTTAATACTGCAAAGAGAATTTCAAAAAGTATGGTTTAGGCAGAAATATGCTTAAAAATATATTCTTACGAAAGGAATTAACGCATCAGAATAAATACTTTTATCATCATGAAGTACATTGTATTTTAATCCTACTGTAAAATTCCGATTTACATACCCAGCTCCTAAATATAACGCAGGGCTCCAATAATTATCTTTAAAATCTCCATCTATAAAAGAAGTGGTTCTATTTATTCTCAACTGTTCTAATTCGCCTGATAATTGAATGGCAGGAATTATAGTGTATAATGAAATTAAACTTCCGCCATACGCAGTAAGAGTATCATCATCAAATTTTGCATAACTAAAATTTAACTGTACACCAGCGGCAAATTGTTCAGAGACTTGGTAAATTGCACTTGGAGCAATAGAACCGTTAAAATAATTATTACCAAACCCTAATCCAATTCCGCCTCCAAACCGAACATTATCCCAAAATTCTCCAGAATTTGTCTGTTGCGAAAACGTTAGCGTTGATGAAAACGCAAAAAATAAAATTAATTGCCATTTTTTTAAGCACAAATCAGTCAAAAAATTCATAATTGTTATTTTTCTTTAATATTACCACCTAATATAGGACTAGATTTTTGAAATGTTGTATTTTTGACTAAATTTTATTCACAGGGAAGAGAAAATTATTTATGGATAAATATTCCTTTTTAAACGCTGCGCATACTTCGTTTTTTGCAGAGTTATATGACAAGTATTTAATTAATCCTGATAGTGTTGAGCCTAGTTGGCGTGCATTTTTTCAGGGTTTTGATTTTGGCCAAGAGAGTCTTTTAGATGAACTTGACTTACCAGCACAAAACAATGTTGCTGCTCCATCTGGTAGTTCTGAAATGCCACAATCGTTGCAAAAAGAATTCCAGGTTATTCGATTAATAGATGGGTATAGGTCCCGCGGACATTTGTTTACAAAAACAAATCCTGTTCGTGAGCGAAGAAAATACGAGCCTACTCTAGCTATCGAAAATTTTGGATTATCATCAGGAGACCTAAACACTGTTTTTACTGCAGGAGAGATTTTAGGAATAGGCCCAAACACCTTAACTGAAATTATTTCTCATCTGACAAACATCTATTGCGACGCTATTGGTGTTGAGTACATGTATATCCGAAGTCCTGAGCGAATTAAATGGATTCAGGATTGGCTAAATGTCAATGATAATCATCCTAATTTCGATGAGGAACGAAAGAAAAAAATTCTTAAAAAATTAAATCAAGCCGTTTCTTTTGAAAGCTTTTTGCATACAAAATATGTAGGTCAAAAACGTTTTTCATTAGAAGGTAATGAATCTTTGATACCAGCACTAGACGCTATAGTAGAGCAAGCAGCCGAAATGGGTGTAGAGCAATTTGTTATGGGTATGGCTCATAGAGGTAGACTTAATGTACTTACCAATATTTTTGGTAAAGCGGCGAAAGATATCTTTAGCGAATTTGATGGTAAAGATTACGAACAAGTAATTTTTGATGGTGATGTTAAATATCACTTGGGTTGGACTTCTGAAAGGATGTCTGATAATGGTAACAAAATAAAAATGAACATTGCTCCTAATCCTTCTCACTTAGAAACTGTTGGAGCAGTTGTTGAAGGGATTACAAGAGCAAAACAGGATGCACACTACAAAGATGACTTCTCTAAAGTGTTGCCAATTGTTGTGCATGGTGATGCTGCTATTGCAGGCCAGGGTATTGTCTATGAAGTTATTCAAATGGCTAATTTAGATGGCTATAAAACCGGTGGTACAATCCATATGGTAGTGAATAACCAAATAGGGTTTACAACAAATTACTTAGATGCTCGTAGTTCTACCTATTGTACTGATGTTGGTAAGGTAACTTTAAGCCCAGTTTTGCATGTCAATGCTGATGATGCTGAGGCTGTGGTTCATGCCTCTTTGTTCGCATTAGAGTATAGAATGCGTTATAAACGAGATGTATTTCTTGATTTATTAGGCTATCGTAAATATGGGCATAACGAAGGTGATGAGCCTCGTTTTACGCAACCTAAATTATATAAGGCGATTGCGAAGCATGAAGGTCCTAGAGACATATATGCAGCAAAACTTATTGCAGAAGGTATTATTGATGAGAATTATATTGGTAAATTAGAACAAGAATATAAAGATTCTTTAGAAACGGAATTAGAAGATTCTCGTAAGGAAGCTAAAACAATCATCACCCCATTTATGGCAGATGAATGGAAAGGTTTCGTTCGCGTTCAAGAAGATGAAATGGCGAAGCCAATTGATACTTCTTATCCAAAAGAAAAACTTACTATAATAGCTAATTCACTTACTAGCCTTCCAAAAGGTAAAAAGTTTTTACGTAAAGTAGATAAGCTTATTGAAGATCGAAGAAAAATGTTCTTTGAAAATGATAAGCTAGATTGGGCTATGGGAGAGCTTTTAGCTTACGGATCTTTATTACAAGAAGGATTCGGAGTTAGAATGTCTGGTCAAGATGTAGAAAGAGGTACTTTTTCTCACCGTCATGCTGTTGTTAAAGTTGAAGATAGTGAAGAAGAAGTTGTTCCTTTAAATTTAGTTGAAGGGAAAAAGGGCGATTTTCATATTTTTAATTCACACCTTTCTGAGTATGGAGTAGTAGGTTTTGATTATGGGTATGCCATGGCAAGTCCTAATACGCTTACTATTTGGGAAGCGCAATTTGGCGATTTTAGTAATGGTGCTCAAATCATGATCGATCAATACATTTCTGCAGCAGAAGATAAATGGAAATTGCAAAATGGATTGGTAATGTTATTGCCTCATGGTTATGAGGGTCAAGGTGCAGAGCATTCTTCTGCCCGTATGGAGCGCTTCTTGCAGCTTTGTGCAAGTGATAATATGTTTATGGCAGATGTAACAACGCCAGCAAATATGTTTCATTTGTTGCGTAGACAAATGAAGGCGAATTTTAGAAAACCTTTAGTGGTGTTTACACCAAAAAGTTTGTTGCGTCATCCAAAAGCAGTTTCTTCAGTAGAAGAGTTTGCTACAGGTAGTTTTCAAGAAGTAATTGATGATGGTACTGCTGATGTTAAAAAAATAAAAACACTAGTATTTTGTACGGGTAAATTTTATTATGATTTGTTAGCAGCTCGTGAAGAAAATGCTAGAGAAGATGTAGCTTTAGTTCGTGTAGAGCAATTATTTCCATTGCCAACGAGTAAAATGAAAGCAATAATGCGGAAATATGCTAAAGCAGATGATGTTGTTTGGGCACAAGAAGAGCCTAGAAACATGGGTGCTTGGAGTTATATTATGATGCATTTTAGTGAAGCAAATAAGTTAAGAGTAGCTTCAAGACGTTTTTATGCATCCCCAGCAGCGGGTAGTGCAGTACGTTCTAAACGTCGTCATCAAGAAGTTATTGATTATGTTTTTGATAAAACAAAAGATAACATGATTCGTAAGTAATCTTGTTAAGAACAATAAAAAAGATACAGGTTAAAAATTAAAATTATACAATAATGATTTTAGAAATGAAAGTTCCTTCACCAGGGGAATCTATAACGGAAGTTGAAATTGCTGCTTGGTTAGTTCAAGACGGAGATTATGTAGTGAAAGATCAAGCTATTGCAGAAGTAGACTCAGATAAAGCAACCTTAGAATTGCCTGCTGAAGAAAGTGGTATTATCACCTTAAAAGCAGAAGAGGGTGATGCTGTTGCAGTTGGAGAAGTCGTTTGTTTAATTGATACAAGTGCAGAGAAACCTGCAGGCGAATCAAAAGCAGCTGCTCCGAAGGAGGATGTAAAAGAAACTCCAAAAGAAGAGAAAAAAGCACCACAACCTGTACAAGCAAAACAAACTTATGCATCAGGAGTAGCATCTCCTGCCGCTAAGAAAATATTAGCAGAAAAAGGTATGGAGGCTAGTGCTATAAAAGGTACTGGTAAAGATGGTAGAATTACTAAAGAAGATGCAGTTCAAGGAGTGCCTTCAATGGGAACTCCTACTGGTGGTAAAAGAGGAGAAAGTAGATCTAAATTGTCCATGTTACGTAGAAAAGTGGCAGAGCGTTTAGTTGCTGTGAAGAACGAAACGGCAATGTTGACTACCTTCAATGAAATTGACATGTCTCCTATATTTGAATTAAGAAAACAACATAAAGATAATTTTAAAAACAAGCATGGTGTTGGCTTGGGCTTTATGTCATTTTTCACTTTAGCCGTAGTTAGAGCTTTGGAACTTTATCCATCTGTGAATTCTATGATTGATGGAAAAGAGATGATTACTTATGATTTCTTCGATATTAGTATTGCGGTTTCTGGTCCAAAAGGATTAATGGTTCCTGTAATTAGAAATGCAGAAAACTTAACTTTTAGAGGGGTAGAATCTGAAGTGAAGAGATTAGCTATACGTGCTAGAGAAGGTGAAATTACTGTGGATGAGATGACGGGTGGTACCTTTACCATTACAAATGGTGGTGTATTTGGTTCTATGTTATCTACACCAATTATTAATCCTCCTCAAAGTGCTATTTTAGGAATGCATAACATTGTTGAGCGTCCTATCGTTCGTAATGGAGAAATAGTAGCTGCACCGATAATGTATGTTGCATTATCATACGATCACAGAATAATTGATGGTAAAGAATCTGTAGGTTTCTTAGTAGCTATTAAAGAAGCTTTAGAAAATCCAGTAGAATTATTAATGGATGGCAATCTAAACAAAGCGTTAGAATTGTAATTCAATACTATTTAAGTTTACTAAAAAAGCCTGAAGATTGTAATAATCTTCAGGCTTTTTTGTTGCTTTTAATTTCTTAATCACAGTTCATATCTTCTCTAGAAGTAGGATCAGCATTAGGGAAGCATAGTCCTGTAGGTAATGAAGTAGGTACGTATCTGTTCAGATTCTTGTCAGATAAGCTTGTTTCTATAAAAGTAGCAATAAGGTCTACTTCTTCATCGGATAAATGTAAAGGAGCAAATTTCCCTGATAAATCAGATGATGAAACTTCATTGTTTTCTTTAGTAGCAATATTTTTATATGCAATGATTTCTTTAACAGATGTAAAGCTTCCTCCGTGTCCATAAAATTGAACATCGGTTAAGTTGTAAAGTTGTGGTACTTTAAATTTATAATTATCAGAAGGTTTATTTGTAAATCCTCCACGACCTTTTTTAGTGACGTCATCTATAATGCCATGAACATTTGGTCCTTCTAAATCATTCATGCCCAAGGCGTAAAATTCTTCAGAATTTAATGCGGGGCCGTTGTGGCATTGGTAGCATTTTGCCTTTCCGAAAAATAGTAAAGCTCCTTTTTTCTCATCGGAAGTCATGGCGTCAAAATCTCCTTTTAACCAATTTTGAAAATTT encodes:
- the odhB gene encoding 2-oxoglutarate dehydrogenase complex dihydrolipoyllysine-residue succinyltransferase, which codes for MILEMKVPSPGESITEVEIAAWLVQDGDYVVKDQAIAEVDSDKATLELPAEESGIITLKAEEGDAVAVGEVVCLIDTSAEKPAGESKAAAPKEDVKETPKEEKKAPQPVQAKQTYASGVASPAAKKILAEKGMEASAIKGTGKDGRITKEDAVQGVPSMGTPTGGKRGESRSKLSMLRRKVAERLVAVKNETAMLTTFNEIDMSPIFELRKQHKDNFKNKHGVGLGFMSFFTLAVVRALELYPSVNSMIDGKEMITYDFFDISIAVSGPKGLMVPVIRNAENLTFRGVESEVKRLAIRAREGEITVDEMTGGTFTITNGGVFGSMLSTPIINPPQSAILGMHNIVERPIVRNGEIVAAPIMYVALSYDHRIIDGKESVGFLVAIKEALENPVELLMDGNLNKALEL
- a CDS encoding amidohydrolase family protein — translated: MKKITTLILFLALTSFLNAQDTYLQCGKIIDMESGKVWSEKTIVVSGAKIKEIKKGFVSGDGADVVIDLRTSTVMPGFIDLHVHIENESNPKTYVERFTDNEADIAFKSTVFARKTLMAGFTTVRDLGGSGVNIAIRNAINKGVVDGPRVFTAGKSIATTGGHADPTNGRSHEFTGDPGPKEGVVNSPDEGRKAVRQRYKDGADVIKITATGGVLSVAKNGKNPQFTIDEIKAITETADDYGMLTAAHAHGDEGMQRAIKGGIKTIEHGSYMSDATMELMKQYDAYLVPTITAGKQVAEKAEIEGYFPEVVAVKAREIGPLIQGTFAKAYKKGVKIAFGTDAGVFPHGLNAKEFGYMVEAGMPAIEAMQSATVTNAKLLGVEDEVGLIKAGYFADIVAVLGDPLQDVSQLEKMTFVMKDGQVYKNELKP
- a CDS encoding 2-oxoglutarate dehydrogenase E1 component, with the translated sequence MDKYSFLNAAHTSFFAELYDKYLINPDSVEPSWRAFFQGFDFGQESLLDELDLPAQNNVAAPSGSSEMPQSLQKEFQVIRLIDGYRSRGHLFTKTNPVRERRKYEPTLAIENFGLSSGDLNTVFTAGEILGIGPNTLTEIISHLTNIYCDAIGVEYMYIRSPERIKWIQDWLNVNDNHPNFDEERKKKILKKLNQAVSFESFLHTKYVGQKRFSLEGNESLIPALDAIVEQAAEMGVEQFVMGMAHRGRLNVLTNIFGKAAKDIFSEFDGKDYEQVIFDGDVKYHLGWTSERMSDNGNKIKMNIAPNPSHLETVGAVVEGITRAKQDAHYKDDFSKVLPIVVHGDAAIAGQGIVYEVIQMANLDGYKTGGTIHMVVNNQIGFTTNYLDARSSTYCTDVGKVTLSPVLHVNADDAEAVVHASLFALEYRMRYKRDVFLDLLGYRKYGHNEGDEPRFTQPKLYKAIAKHEGPRDIYAAKLIAEGIIDENYIGKLEQEYKDSLETELEDSRKEAKTIITPFMADEWKGFVRVQEDEMAKPIDTSYPKEKLTIIANSLTSLPKGKKFLRKVDKLIEDRRKMFFENDKLDWAMGELLAYGSLLQEGFGVRMSGQDVERGTFSHRHAVVKVEDSEEEVVPLNLVEGKKGDFHIFNSHLSEYGVVGFDYGYAMASPNTLTIWEAQFGDFSNGAQIMIDQYISAAEDKWKLQNGLVMLLPHGYEGQGAEHSSARMERFLQLCASDNMFMADVTTPANMFHLLRRQMKANFRKPLVVFTPKSLLRHPKAVSSVEEFATGSFQEVIDDGTADVKKIKTLVFCTGKFYYDLLAAREENAREDVALVRVEQLFPLPTSKMKAIMRKYAKADDVVWAQEEPRNMGAWSYIMMHFSEANKLRVASRRFYASPAAGSAVRSKRRHQEVIDYVFDKTKDNMIRK
- a CDS encoding alpha-ketoglutarate decarboxylase, yielding MNFLTDLCLKKWQLILFFAFSSTLTFSQQTNSGEFWDNVRFGGGIGLGFGNNYFNGSIAPSAIYQVSEQFAAGVQLNFSYAKFDDDTLTAYGGSLISLYTIIPAIQLSGELEQLRINRTTSFIDGDFKDNYWSPALYLGAGYVNRNFTVGLKYNVLHDDKSIYSDALIPFVRIYF